From the genome of Armatimonadota bacterium, one region includes:
- the hisA gene encoding 1-(5-phosphoribosyl)-5-[(5-phosphoribosylamino)methylideneamino]imidazole-4-carboxamide isomerase, with amino-acid sequence MELIPAIDMMDGKCVRLQQGRFDAVTVFADDPAEMARRWEDEGAQRLHLVDLNGSRKGAPQETESIKRIVAAVKIPVELGGGIRSLETAKQILDIGVGRVIIGTSAVLNSSLAETIFKELGDGAVLGVDARDGLVAIKGWEETTQEKAVDFTLRMQALGAKRVIYTDISRDGMLAGTNIAAMKHMAESIDIPVIASGGVSTIEDIKQLKSLESIGIEGAILGKALYTGDLSLADALAI; translated from the coding sequence TTGGAACTGATTCCAGCGATAGATATGATGGACGGAAAGTGCGTCCGGCTCCAGCAGGGTCGGTTCGACGCCGTGACCGTTTTCGCCGACGACCCTGCTGAGATGGCGCGTCGATGGGAAGACGAAGGCGCTCAACGCCTGCACCTGGTAGACCTCAACGGCTCACGCAAGGGCGCTCCTCAAGAGACCGAGTCCATCAAGCGGATCGTTGCAGCAGTGAAAATTCCGGTCGAACTCGGCGGCGGCATACGCAGTCTTGAAACGGCAAAGCAAATACTCGATATAGGTGTCGGGCGCGTAATTATAGGCACATCAGCAGTTCTGAACAGCTCTCTGGCTGAAACGATCTTCAAAGAACTCGGCGACGGGGCGGTGCTTGGTGTAGATGCTCGTGATGGACTTGTCGCGATAAAAGGCTGGGAGGAAACTACCCAAGAAAAGGCTGTAGATTTCACTCTTAGAATGCAGGCACTCGGAGCTAAACGAGTGATATACACCGACATCTCGCGCGACGGTATGCTTGCCGGGACAAACATAGCCGCAATGAAGCACATGGCCGAATCGATTGATATCCCGGTCATTGCATCGGGCGGAGTCAGCACAATCGAAGATATCAAACAGCTCAAATCGCTGGAAAGTATAGGAATAGAGGGGGCAATACTCGGCAAGGCGCTGTATACCGGTGATCTCTCGCTTGCCGACGCTCTGGCCATATAA